A section of the Streptomyces xinghaiensis S187 genome encodes:
- a CDS encoding PucR family transcriptional regulator, with translation MHPVVRARVRALPGLPAADEPVRSRASAEAVTVLHRAARVLIDQLPLLTDRVVTLLREQEPAYRAPTTDPDDLWQEVHGSLRHNVGSLLRPKESRESARQCSWRIGAERAEQGMPLDAVLHAFRLGGSVVWQGLVEAASERNPEDAHLLVHVAADVWNFVDEHCGLVSDAYRQVERELTWRRENRRRLMTEALLDGTTRISDLPEVAAALGLPEDGRYAVVVVTGGRRAAYGGGEPLSVPDGMSVVWHTGADADHGIVLVGDGGPAALAARIKPPPGGRAGISSVVDGLAAVGDARRLAANALRCAAGDGDVAVLEEHLPAALVISSPELGAALTERVLGPVLELEPSDRDIMLDTLTVWLAAQGSAVRAASRLFCHRNTVLNRLRRYEQLTGSSLGSPQDVVELSLALTARRLLRV, from the coding sequence ATGCACCCAGTCGTACGGGCCCGAGTGCGGGCCCTGCCGGGACTGCCCGCGGCGGACGAGCCGGTCCGGTCGCGGGCGAGCGCCGAGGCGGTCACCGTGCTGCACCGCGCCGCCCGCGTGCTCATCGACCAACTGCCCCTGCTGACCGACCGCGTCGTCACCCTGCTCCGCGAGCAGGAGCCCGCCTACCGTGCCCCCACCACGGACCCGGACGACCTCTGGCAGGAGGTCCACGGCTCCCTCCGCCACAACGTCGGCTCCCTGCTGCGCCCCAAGGAGTCCCGCGAGTCGGCCCGCCAGTGCTCCTGGCGGATCGGGGCCGAGCGCGCCGAGCAGGGCATGCCGCTCGACGCCGTGCTGCACGCCTTCCGGCTGGGCGGCTCGGTCGTCTGGCAGGGCCTGGTCGAGGCGGCGAGCGAACGGAACCCGGAGGACGCGCACCTCCTCGTCCACGTCGCCGCCGACGTGTGGAACTTCGTCGACGAGCACTGCGGACTGGTGTCCGACGCCTACCGCCAGGTCGAACGCGAGCTGACCTGGCGCCGCGAGAACCGGCGCCGGCTGATGACCGAGGCCCTGCTCGACGGCACCACCCGCATCTCCGACCTCCCCGAGGTGGCCGCCGCCCTCGGCCTGCCCGAGGACGGCCGGTACGCCGTCGTCGTGGTCACCGGCGGCCGGCGGGCCGCGTACGGGGGAGGGGAGCCGCTGTCCGTCCCGGACGGGATGAGCGTCGTCTGGCACACCGGGGCCGACGCCGACCACGGCATCGTCCTCGTCGGCGACGGCGGCCCGGCCGCGCTCGCCGCCCGCATCAAACCGCCCCCGGGAGGCCGGGCCGGGATCAGCTCCGTGGTCGACGGCCTGGCCGCCGTCGGGGACGCGCGCAGACTGGCCGCCAACGCCCTGCGCTGCGCCGCCGGGGACGGCGATGTGGCGGTGCTGGAGGAGCATCTGCCCGCCGCACTGGTCATTTCCTCCCCGGAGCTCGGGGCCGCGCTGACCGAGCGCGTCCTGGGGCCCGTCCTCGAACTGGAGCCCTCCGACCGCGACATCATGCTGGACACGCTCACCGTGTGGCTGGCCGCGCAGGGGTCGGCCGTGCGCGCAGCGAGCCGGCTGTTCTGCCACCGCAACACGGTGCTCAACCGGCTGCGCCGCTACGAGCAGCTCACCGGGAGCTCCCTCGGCAGCCCGCAGGACGTGGTCGAACTGTCCCTGGCCCTGACGGCGCGCCGGCTGCTCCGGGTCTGA